From a single bacterium genomic region:
- the frr gene encoding ribosome recycling factor, which translates to MFEALSKDLRRRMDAALEAHRKELTGIRTGKASISLLDTITVEYYNTPTPLNQVAALSTPEPNLIVAKPYDVSIIGDMEKAIRKSDLGLNPSNDGKLIRIPIPPLTEERRQQLAKHVHKVQEHGHNEVRQIRRAGNDEMKKMEKEKKISKDEEKRGMEMVQKLHDEYIKKFDDLAKAKEDEILHS; encoded by the coding sequence ATGTTTGAAGCTCTTTCGAAGGATCTCAGACGAAGAATGGATGCCGCGCTGGAAGCTCATCGCAAAGAGCTGACGGGCATCCGCACCGGAAAAGCATCGATATCTCTTCTGGATACGATAACCGTGGAGTACTACAACACACCCACACCACTCAATCAGGTTGCTGCCTTAAGCACACCGGAACCCAATCTGATTGTCGCTAAACCTTACGATGTCAGCATCATTGGTGATATGGAAAAGGCGATTCGCAAAAGTGATCTGGGTTTGAATCCTTCCAATGACGGCAAGCTCATACGTATTCCCATTCCCCCTTTGACTGAAGAACGCCGCCAGCAGCTTGCCAAGCATGTTCACAAGGTTCAGGAACATGGCCACAATGAAGTTCGCCAGATCCGCCGCGCTGGAAATGATGAGATGAAAAAAATGGAAAAGGAAAAGAAAATCTCCAAAGATGAGGAGAAGCGCGGAATGGAGATGGTTCAAAAACTTCACGATGAGTACATCAAAAAGTTTGACGACCTGGCGAAAGCGAAAGAAGACGAAATCCTGCACAGTTAA
- the rplM gene encoding 50S ribosomal protein L13: MDTYFPKAGELQKKWYVVDASGLVLGRLATFLANVLTGKAKPEYTAHQDVGDFIVVVNADKIVVTGNKRSDKVYHRHSGYPGGLKSITLADLQKKAPEKVILEAVSGMLPKNKLRQVYLKKLKVYSGNEHPHESQRPETLSPR; encoded by the coding sequence ATGGATACTTATTTCCCGAAGGCGGGAGAATTGCAGAAAAAGTGGTATGTGGTGGACGCGAGTGGTCTAGTTTTGGGCCGGCTTGCAACTTTTCTAGCGAACGTTTTGACGGGCAAGGCGAAACCGGAGTATACAGCACATCAGGATGTTGGCGATTTTATTGTGGTGGTCAATGCCGACAAGATTGTTGTAACCGGCAACAAGAGATCTGACAAAGTGTATCATCGCCACAGCGGTTATCCGGGTGGTCTTAAGAGCATTACTCTGGCGGATCTGCAGAAAAAAGCCCCCGAGAAAGTGATCCTGGAAGCAGTCTCCGGCATGCTGCCGAAGAATAAACTGCGTCAGGTCTACTTGAAAAAACTGAAGGTCTATAGCGGCAATGAGCATCCTCATGAGTCGCAGAGACCCGAAACCCTTTCTCCCCGATAA
- the rpsB gene encoding 30S ribosomal protein S2 has translation MVGISLKELLEAGVHFGHQTKKRNPKMKKYIYNERNGIHIVDLQQTIKLFEEASRFMSNTAAQGKSVLFIGTKKQAQDAVAEEAQRASMPYVNQRWLGGLLTNFATLKRSIKKFKDLEKMKVDGDFEHFSKKDAAKLEKKYKKMAKLFSGIKEMEAMPDTLFVIDPRKEQIAVSEAKKLNIPVVAVVDTNCDPDPIDYVIPGNDDAIRAIKLFASRIADAVVEGRNQFASTGVPMPMVEAPAETTEETQQLSEVLDQELIEMSISKGVYNDEVLEADDEDEEYIR, from the coding sequence TTGGTTGGTATCAGCCTGAAAGAATTGTTAGAAGCGGGTGTGCATTTTGGTCATCAGACCAAGAAACGCAATCCCAAAATGAAAAAGTACATCTACAATGAGCGGAATGGTATTCACATTGTAGATTTGCAGCAAACCATCAAGTTATTCGAAGAAGCATCACGCTTCATGAGTAACACCGCAGCCCAGGGTAAATCGGTCCTTTTTATCGGGACCAAGAAACAGGCCCAGGATGCGGTCGCCGAGGAAGCCCAGCGCGCTTCTATGCCCTATGTGAATCAACGGTGGCTCGGCGGTTTGTTGACGAACTTTGCAACGTTAAAACGGAGCATCAAGAAGTTCAAAGATCTTGAAAAAATGAAAGTGGACGGCGATTTTGAGCATTTCAGCAAGAAAGACGCCGCGAAACTGGAAAAGAAATACAAGAAAATGGCCAAACTCTTTTCCGGCATCAAAGAAATGGAAGCGATGCCGGATACGTTGTTTGTCATCGATCCGCGAAAGGAACAGATTGCCGTCAGTGAAGCCAAGAAACTCAATATTCCGGTCGTTGCAGTTGTGGATACCAACTGTGACCCGGACCCGATTGATTACGTAATTCCTGGCAATGATGATGCAATCCGGGCAATCAAGCTTTTTGCCTCCCGTATCGCGGATGCCGTTGTCGAAGGTAGAAATCAGTTTGCTTCCACTGGAGTGCCGATGCCCATGGTTGAAGCTCCTGCCGAAACTACTGAGGAAACACAACAGCTTTCAGAAGTGCTGGATCAGGAATTGATCGAGATGAGCATTTCCAAAGGCGTCTACAATGACGAAGTTTTGGAAGCTGATGATGAAGATGAAGAATATATAAGATGA
- a CDS encoding PQQ-like beta-propeller repeat protein, giving the protein MKRTYPFYPSIRFISYFLELRKIKMLIKKFLCGFFVFYLIPVLSSAGIQDWSQWRGPQRDGSARNFAVPEKWPAALQTIWSIEVGTGHSSPVILDEIVYLFSREAENEIARAIDLKSGKILWRTGYSAPYKEYPGAVEHGKGPKSTPVVFAGKLLTLGISGILTCFSTSNGKLLWQKDFSGRFPANHPPFGTSMSPLIEDGMLIVHAGGHQGGALLALDPDKGLEKWSLAGEGPSYSSPIVITLEKQKQIVIQVHRKILGVNLQNGKILWSIPFATPCDPNIVTPVLANNILIFSSLDKGTFGVRLHHDGQNWTPEILWDTKDVSLYMSSPVLAGNRLIGFSHKRQGEFFALDPASGKVIWKSGARIAENAALVTTGSDILILKEDAELFVLPATVDSFQPVATYQVAKSATWAHPVRQARAFSSKTLFRFPSCGIKIVLVLLL; this is encoded by the coding sequence ATGAAAAGAACATATCCGTTCTATCCTTCGATCCGGTTTATCTCCTATTTTCTTGAATTGAGGAAGATAAAAATGCTCATTAAGAAATTCTTATGTGGGTTTTTTGTGTTTTATCTTATTCCGGTTCTATCATCTGCAGGAATTCAGGATTGGTCCCAGTGGCGAGGTCCACAACGGGATGGAAGCGCCAGAAACTTTGCTGTTCCTGAAAAATGGCCCGCAGCACTTCAGACTATTTGGTCAATTGAGGTAGGAACAGGTCACTCGAGTCCGGTAATCCTGGATGAAATCGTCTACCTGTTCAGCCGTGAAGCTGAAAATGAAATTGCGCGGGCAATTGATTTAAAGAGCGGAAAGATTCTCTGGCGAACCGGTTACAGCGCGCCCTACAAAGAGTATCCGGGCGCTGTGGAACACGGCAAAGGCCCGAAATCTACTCCGGTGGTATTCGCCGGAAAACTTTTAACACTCGGAATTAGCGGTATTCTTACCTGTTTTTCCACAAGCAATGGAAAGCTTTTGTGGCAAAAAGACTTTTCCGGACGCTTTCCAGCCAATCATCCTCCTTTTGGAACTTCCATGTCCCCTTTGATCGAAGATGGGATGTTGATCGTTCACGCCGGTGGGCACCAGGGAGGAGCCCTGCTTGCGCTGGATCCAGATAAAGGTCTGGAGAAATGGAGTCTGGCGGGAGAAGGCCCGAGCTATTCTTCTCCGATTGTGATCACATTAGAAAAACAAAAACAAATTGTGATTCAGGTCCACCGGAAAATCCTTGGCGTGAATTTGCAAAACGGAAAAATTTTGTGGAGCATTCCTTTCGCCACACCTTGCGATCCGAATATTGTTACGCCCGTTCTTGCGAATAACATTTTGATCTTCTCCAGCCTGGATAAGGGAACCTTTGGCGTTCGTCTGCATCACGATGGTCAAAACTGGACGCCGGAAATTCTCTGGGATACAAAGGATGTTTCGCTCTACATGAGCAGTCCGGTTCTGGCCGGAAATCGCTTAATTGGTTTTTCACACAAGCGTCAGGGAGAATTTTTTGCACTGGACCCTGCCTCAGGCAAAGTAATTTGGAAGAGTGGCGCCCGCATTGCAGAAAATGCTGCGCTCGTAACGACCGGGAGTGACATCTTGATTCTGAAAGAAGATGCCGAGTTGTTTGTCTTGCCGGCCACCGTGGATTCATTCCAACCGGTCGCGACATACCAGGTTGCAAAAAGCGCGACGTGGGCGCATCCCGTCAGACAAGCCAGGGCATTCTCATCAAAGACGCTCTTTCGCTTTCCCTCCTGCGGTATTAAAATCGTACTCGTGCTCTTGCTCTAA
- the rpsI gene encoding 30S ribosomal protein S9: MPTLQYYGTGKRKSAIARVFLRPGQGAFQVNERKMEEYFPDEALKIVAKQPLLITETAEKFDVLAFTKGGGMTGQAEAVRLGISRALLKFNAELRKKLKDAGFLTRDSRSKERKKYGQPGARKRFQFSKR, translated from the coding sequence GTGCCAACATTACAATATTACGGCACCGGCAAACGGAAAAGTGCAATTGCACGGGTGTTTCTGAGACCCGGCCAGGGCGCCTTTCAAGTGAATGAGCGCAAGATGGAAGAATATTTTCCAGATGAAGCGCTAAAAATTGTTGCTAAACAGCCGCTTCTGATCACAGAGACTGCTGAAAAGTTCGATGTATTGGCATTCACGAAAGGCGGTGGCATGACAGGCCAGGCCGAAGCTGTGCGACTCGGAATTTCCCGCGCACTGCTGAAATTCAATGCCGAGCTTCGCAAAAAACTCAAAGATGCCGGATTCTTAACGCGGGATTCCCGCAGTAAAGAACGGAAAAAATACGGACAACCGGGGGCGCGCAAACGCTTCCAGTTCTCCAAACGTTAG
- a CDS encoding elongation factor Ts, whose amino-acid sequence MMDCKAALQEAGGDLEQAILVLRKKGIASASKKAGRTASEGVITSYIHPGSKIGVLVEVNCETDFVARTKEFQDFAHEIAVQIAAMNPQYRSGEDIPAEVMNREREILLDQLATSGKPENVKKQIVEGRLEKWYTESVFMDQPFVKDDSQKMHDFINNHIAKFGENIVIRRYVRFKLGESAE is encoded by the coding sequence ATGATGGATTGCAAGGCCGCCCTGCAAGAAGCCGGTGGGGACCTCGAACAGGCGATTCTGGTTCTAAGAAAAAAGGGAATCGCTTCAGCGTCAAAGAAAGCAGGACGCACTGCTTCGGAAGGAGTGATCACTTCATACATCCATCCCGGCAGTAAAATTGGTGTGCTTGTCGAAGTAAATTGTGAAACCGATTTTGTCGCCCGGACCAAAGAATTCCAGGACTTCGCTCATGAAATTGCGGTTCAGATTGCCGCGATGAATCCACAGTACAGGTCGGGGGAAGATATTCCCGCGGAGGTGATGAATCGCGAACGTGAGATCCTGCTGGATCAACTGGCAACTTCCGGAAAGCCGGAGAATGTGAAGAAACAAATTGTGGAAGGTCGACTTGAAAAATGGTATACAGAAAGTGTATTTATGGATCAGCCATTTGTAAAAGACGACAGCCAGAAGATGCATGACTTCATCAATAACCACATCGCAAAATTTGGTGAAAACATTGTGATTCGCCGTTACGTGCGCTTTAAGCTCGGAGAATCGGCGGAGTAA
- the pyrH gene encoding UMP kinase, whose protein sequence is MDSSREASKPHYDRVLLKLSGEALMGEQGYGIDPQVVQYLANEIKDVVQGIQLSLVIGGGNIFRGVAASAVGMDRVAGDQMGMLATLINAVALQDALEKKGIHTRLLSAIEVRTIAELFIRRRAMRHLEKGRVVIFAAGTGNPYFSTDTAAALRAMEVHAQIILKATKVDGIYDRDPKKHPDAVKFEELTYMDVLSKHLKVMDSTAISLCMDNRMPIIVFNLKEKGNIKRIIYGEKIGSIVKG, encoded by the coding sequence ATGGATTCCTCCCGCGAGGCTTCCAAACCGCATTACGATCGCGTATTGCTGAAGTTAAGCGGGGAAGCTCTCATGGGGGAGCAGGGTTACGGTATCGATCCGCAGGTCGTTCAATATCTCGCAAATGAAATCAAAGATGTTGTCCAGGGGATACAACTTTCCCTCGTCATCGGTGGCGGCAATATTTTTCGCGGAGTGGCTGCGAGTGCTGTTGGCATGGATCGTGTTGCCGGCGATCAAATGGGGATGCTCGCAACTTTGATCAATGCCGTCGCTTTGCAGGATGCATTGGAAAAGAAAGGTATCCATACACGCCTACTTTCAGCGATTGAAGTGCGAACCATCGCAGAACTATTTATCCGCCGTCGCGCGATGCGGCATCTGGAAAAAGGGCGAGTTGTCATTTTCGCCGCAGGAACAGGCAATCCTTATTTTTCCACGGACACTGCTGCAGCTTTGCGCGCCATGGAAGTGCATGCTCAAATTATCCTCAAGGCCACAAAAGTCGATGGCATCTACGATCGCGATCCGAAGAAGCATCCGGACGCGGTAAAATTCGAGGAGCTCACTTACATGGACGTTCTGAGCAAGCATCTCAAAGTAATGGATTCCACCGCCATTTCATTGTGCATGGATAACCGTATGCCGATTATTGTTTTCAACTTGAAGGAAAAAGGAAACATCAAACGGATCATTTACGGAGAAAAAATTGGATCAATCGTAAAGGGGTGA